AGGAGATCTGAAGTACCAACCAAACTTCTATTTTTCTCCCCAAACATTATAAAAATATTCTCAAAAATTTGAGCTGATACGCTTATTTTGCTCTCAACAATCAATTTTCAGAAAAAGGTCTTCTCACATGCCTGGCTTTCTCAAGAAGCTGGAAGAAGCAGATCTCGCACTTTCCTTCGAAGACGTCCTTCTGCTCCCGTCCTACAGTGATGTAAGCTTCAGTGAAATTGAAACATCGACACTGATACCTCCAAGCCTGAAGCTATCTATCCCAATACTCAGCTCTCCAATGGACACAGTTACAGGGAGAGAAGTTGCTCTCATCCTTGGCTCCATGGGAGGGCTGGGAGTGCTCCCCAGAAACATCCTCCCAGATGCTGCTATTTCAATAATTAAGGAAGCAAGAGAGAGGGGAATTCCAATTGCAGCAGCAGTTGGTCCGAGGGATACTGAGCTGGCAAGAAAGCTAATCGACGAGGAAGTAAGCTGCATAGTTATAGACTCAGCCCATGGACACAGCAAGAGCGTCATAGAGATGACAGCAGAACTCTCCAGATCGGATGTTCCAATAATTTCTGGAAACATAGTAACTGCTGATGCAGCATTAGCTCTGGTCGAGGCTGGAGCTTCAGGACTGAGAGTAGGAATAGGCCCAGGACATGCTTGCACTACTAGGGAAATAGCAGGAATTGGCTGCCCCCAGCTCACTGCAATAGCTAGAGTTGCTGATGCTGTCTCAGATTCAGATATGGAGGTAGCTGTAATAGCCGATGGAGGTTTTGAAAAGCCGGCAGATCTCGTTAAAGCAATCGCTGTGGGAGCAGATG
The window above is part of the Fervidicoccaceae archaeon genome. Proteins encoded here:
- a CDS encoding IMP dehydrogenase codes for the protein MPGFLKKLEEADLALSFEDVLLLPSYSDVSFSEIETSTLIPPSLKLSIPILSSPMDTVTGREVALILGSMGGLGVLPRNILPDAAISIIKEARERGIPIAAAVGPRDTELARKLIDEEVSCIVIDSAHGHSKSVIEMTAELSRSDVPIISGNIVTADAALALVEAGASGLRVGIGPGHACTTREIAGIGCPQLTAIARVADAVSDSDMEVAVIADGGFEKPADLVKAIAVGADAIMLGYLIASSLEAPGERVELNGKCYKRYRGMGSQGALQSGSSRYGEFKRVPEGVEGLIECRGSLSSIIDFLLGGLKQGMGYVGARNLSELKEKAKLVRITPSSFREGGPRGMLRDGEWDALK